The Candidatus Scalindua japonica genome includes a region encoding these proteins:
- a CDS encoding PAS domain S-box protein: MTKRHIMIIEDDIVTAKSLQISLKKLGYYVTAIVTSGERAIKKIEEEGDPDLVLMDISLQGKMDGIETASIINNRFNIPVIYLTSHTDKSVFEKAKSTNPYGYLTKPVKKDELQKVVELGLYRHSSDENRRMLVSELQKEIVERNLIENELEKRVLQQDVIANLSHKALMNMNPAEFMFEIVKNIAETLGNEYCHVLQLLPDGKCMLLLAGIGWEDGLVGHAIVDTERDSQAGYILNSNKPVIVHDLKTETRFSGSPLLQKHKVASGMSVVIRGQEAPWGVLGTYSTQHKSFSKDDVNFLHSVSNLLTNSIIHKNAEDKLKDSEVKYRKLIETAQDAIICNENGLITIWNKSAERIFGYSKSDIVGKPVTIIIPEKYREKHLKGVKRLLKSGKTSIMDEIVEFSGITKDGNEFPIEMSLSHQRTKDGHYIFTAIIRDITNQKKVNEQLIEKSKEIEKINNELKDFVYSVSHDLKEPLFSISGYISRLYETYKDIYDEKGTIFSNRINANIEIMSNRIQEILEVAKIGMITYDFKNNASENIVKNVVTSLTGQIESNNIKIIINHSLPIIWCDEKRIRDVFYNLVTNAIKFMGEDKQRLITIGCDRDENYYHFFIEDTGIGIQKEYQKNVFRIFSRLKKIEAEGTGVGLVIVKKIIELHKGKIWIESPIARGKGTRFCFTIPIS, translated from the coding sequence ATGACAAAAAGACACATAATGATTATTGAAGACGATATTGTAACTGCAAAATCTTTACAGATAAGTCTGAAAAAGCTTGGATACTATGTAACTGCAATAGTAACTTCCGGTGAACGGGCAATTAAAAAAATAGAAGAGGAAGGAGATCCTGATTTAGTTCTTATGGACATTTCGCTACAAGGCAAAATGGATGGAATTGAAACAGCCAGTATAATAAATAACAGATTTAATATTCCTGTGATTTATCTCACCTCTCATACCGACAAATCAGTTTTTGAAAAAGCAAAGTCAACGAATCCGTATGGATATTTAACAAAACCAGTTAAAAAAGACGAACTTCAGAAAGTTGTTGAGCTCGGTTTATACAGGCATAGTTCTGATGAAAACAGAAGAATGCTTGTTTCTGAACTACAGAAAGAGATAGTTGAGCGAAATCTGATTGAGAATGAATTGGAAAAACGTGTCCTGCAGCAGGATGTAATTGCTAATCTTAGCCACAAAGCCTTGATGAATATGAACCCTGCAGAATTTATGTTTGAAATTGTGAAGAACATTGCAGAAACACTCGGAAACGAATACTGCCATGTCCTCCAACTTCTTCCTGACGGAAAATGCATGCTGCTTCTTGCCGGAATTGGCTGGGAAGATGGCCTGGTAGGACATGCCATAGTAGATACCGAACGGGATTCACAGGCAGGCTATATATTGAATTCAAACAAACCGGTAATTGTTCATGACTTAAAAACTGAAACACGTTTTTCAGGTTCACCGCTCTTGCAAAAACATAAAGTAGCAAGCGGCATGAGTGTTGTTATTCGCGGCCAGGAAGCCCCCTGGGGAGTACTGGGTACCTATTCAACACAACATAAGTCCTTCAGCAAGGATGATGTGAACTTTCTCCATTCCGTATCAAATCTTCTGACAAATTCTATTATTCATAAGAACGCAGAAGACAAACTTAAAGATTCTGAAGTAAAATATCGCAAACTGATTGAAACAGCACAAGACGCTATTATTTGTAATGAAAACGGATTAATAACAATATGGAACAAATCGGCCGAGAGAATATTTGGATATTCAAAGAGTGATATTGTTGGAAAACCTGTAACAATAATAATTCCTGAGAAATATAGAGAGAAACACCTGAAAGGCGTGAAACGGCTTCTGAAATCTGGCAAAACCAGTATTATGGACGAAATTGTAGAATTTTCTGGAATAACAAAAGATGGAAATGAATTTCCAATAGAAATGTCATTATCTCATCAGAGAACAAAAGATGGACATTATATATTTACAGCAATTATCAGAGATATTACAAATCAGAAAAAAGTAAATGAGCAACTGATTGAAAAATCTAAAGAAATAGAGAAAATAAATAATGAGTTAAAAGATTTTGTTTACTCTGTTTCACACGATTTAAAGGAACCGTTATTTTCAATCAGCGGTTATATATCACGCTTATACGAAACTTACAAGGATATATACGATGAGAAAGGCACAATATTCTCAAACAGAATAAATGCAAACATAGAAATCATGTCAAACAGAATTCAGGAAATTCTTGAAGTAGCGAAAATTGGAATGATAACTTATGATTTTAAAAACAATGCCAGTGAAAATATTGTTAAGAATGTAGTGACATCATTAACAGGTCAGATAGAGTCTAATAATATAAAGATAATCATTAACCATAGTCTTCCAATTATCTGGTGTGATGAAAAAAGAATCAGAGATGTATTTTACAATTTAGTCACCAATGCAATTAAATTTATGGGTGAAGACAAACAGAGACTAATTACAATCGGTTGCGATAGAGATGAAAATTATTACCATTTTTTTATTGAAGACACTGGCATCGGCATCCAAAAAGAATATCAGAAAAATGTCTTCAGAATTTTCAGCAGACTAAAGAAAATAGAGGCAGAAGGAACCGGAGTTGGATTAGTAATCGTCAAAAAGATTATTGAGTTACACAAGGGTAAAATATGGATAGAAAGCCCAATCGCCAGAGGGAAAGGAACACGATTCTGTTTTACAATACCAATCAGCTGA
- a CDS encoding TraR/DksA family transcriptional regulator translates to MSKKFINQLTSRLKDRRDYLLREVKLRLTKFKNSSTDRLSDTADIASNLIEDEIIMSIAQGEAKEIEQIDKALKKIEKGKYGDCENCGKSINKERLMAIPFVNLCIKCKEDEERYEGSEVDRESYRFDSLEYAGIDLDEEKRGNMKNFDINDVNPYDN, encoded by the coding sequence ATGAGTAAAAAATTTATAAATCAATTAACAAGCCGACTTAAAGATCGAAGGGATTATCTCTTACGTGAGGTTAAGCTGAGGTTAACGAAGTTTAAAAATTCAAGCACTGACAGGCTTTCTGATACCGCAGATATAGCATCTAACCTGATAGAAGATGAAATTATCATGTCTATTGCGCAAGGTGAGGCAAAAGAAATCGAGCAAATAGATAAAGCATTAAAAAAGATTGAGAAAGGTAAGTACGGTGATTGCGAAAACTGTGGTAAAAGTATAAACAAAGAACGTTTAATGGCCATACCATTTGTCAATCTTTGTATTAAATGCAAAGAGGATGAAGAACGGTATGAAGGCAGTGAGGTTGACAGGGAAAGTTATAGATTTGACTCTCTTGAGTATGCGGGTATTGATTTAGATGAAGAAAAGAGAGGCAATATGAAGAACTTTGATATTAATGATGTCAATCCGTATGATAATTGA
- a CDS encoding response regulator, which translates to MSSLIAIIDDEPDIVELVTIHLKKAMFRVRGFSDAEGLYRFLGLSEGYRQESEAIPNLIILDLMLPDADGIDICKNLKKRDKFSSIPIIMLTAKGEETDKILGLEFGADDYVTKPFSPRELVARVKAVLRRRQTIDKSGKLNIGGILIIDTEKHEIVVEGQKIELTSTEFRILALFCTNESKVFSRYDILDYLWGDEKIVLDRTIDVHIKNLRDKLGKAGSLIKNIRGIGYKLETHHIEPA; encoded by the coding sequence ATGAGCAGCCTAATAGCTATAATTGATGACGAACCTGACATTGTAGAGCTTGTGACTATACATCTAAAGAAAGCAATGTTCAGAGTAAGGGGGTTTTCTGACGCAGAAGGTCTATATAGATTTCTTGGTCTGTCAGAAGGGTATCGCCAGGAAAGTGAAGCAATACCGAATCTTATCATTCTGGATTTAATGTTACCGGATGCGGATGGTATTGATATATGTAAAAATCTGAAAAAACGAGACAAGTTTTCTTCGATACCAATCATTATGCTTACTGCAAAAGGAGAAGAGACAGATAAAATTCTAGGATTAGAATTTGGTGCAGATGACTATGTAACCAAGCCATTTTCACCAAGAGAGTTAGTTGCCAGAGTAAAGGCCGTATTAAGAAGGCGTCAAACTATTGATAAATCCGGAAAATTAAATATCGGTGGTATATTAATAATAGACACAGAAAAACATGAAATTGTTGTAGAAGGACAAAAAATTGAATTAACCTCTACAGAATTCAGAATATTAGCACTCTTTTGCACAAACGAGAGCAAAGTATTTTCGAGATATGATATTCTTGACTATCTATGGGGAGATGAAAAGATAGTTTTAGACAGAACAATTGACGTGCATATTAAAAATTTAAGAGATAAACTTGGCAAGGCAGGTTCGTTAATAAAGAATATCAGAGGTATTGGATACAAACTGGAAACTCATCACATCGAACCTGCCTGA
- a CDS encoding sensor histidine kinase produces MKNSIFLKIFSGYLLIVIVILAITFPFSFRAIRHHHIDTLTDSLKNLCVTLNFKISSLLEDNRLEDLDSFIKDLGKEIETRITVINPEGAVLADSEKKPSLMENHRKRFEIIEAIKYGFGTSLRYSASVKEEMLYVAVPIENNGVTYGILRASLFLKEINSLLNNLKMNIIKVAAIIVIILLIGAFLFSRNLSKPLNELGHASRKVAQGDFSIKVLLKGRNEIKELADSFNYMTDQINTLFSQLSNQKEELNSIISSINEGLCVIDKEGVISISNKSFNNIVQNDSVKGKTYWEVLRITRFDELIQAVQREKNSIVNEIELNNRTFLCSATYCANKEEIVVTLHDITKIKNLEKTKKDFVTNVSHELRTPLTAIKGFVETLHDTNDNEEDQHYLNIIKRHTDRVIRIVNDLLLLSKLEGKSDSLELDKVNLNNLIENILKIFEQNLKEKNLVLKFNPDSSLPVIKADPFKLEQVFINLIDNAIKYTERGEVVISLSHKKGMVTIEIQDTGICIPKEHLSRIFERFYVVDTSRSRKLGGTGLGLSIVKHIVHLHNGRIDVKNIPGTGTNFIVTLPV; encoded by the coding sequence ATGAAAAATTCAATTTTTCTGAAAATATTTAGTGGGTATCTGCTTATCGTCATTGTAATCCTTGCTATAACATTCCCATTCTCCTTCAGAGCAATAAGGCACCACCACATAGACACATTGACCGACAGTCTTAAAAATCTCTGTGTTACATTAAATTTCAAAATATCTTCTCTCTTAGAAGACAACAGACTAGAGGATTTGGACTCTTTTATAAAAGATCTGGGCAAAGAGATAGAGACCAGGATCACGGTCATAAACCCTGAAGGTGCCGTCTTAGCTGATTCTGAAAAAAAACCGTCTTTAATGGAAAACCACAGGAAAAGGTTCGAGATAATAGAGGCTATCAAATACGGCTTTGGAACATCATTAAGATACAGCGCGTCAGTAAAAGAAGAGATGTTATATGTTGCCGTACCAATTGAAAACAATGGTGTTACCTACGGCATCTTAAGGGCAAGTCTGTTTTTAAAAGAAATCAACAGCCTTCTCAACAATTTAAAGATGAACATTATTAAAGTTGCTGCAATTATTGTCATAATTTTATTAATAGGTGCGTTCCTTTTTTCCCGTAACCTTTCAAAACCTCTTAATGAATTAGGCCACGCTTCCCGCAAAGTGGCACAAGGAGACTTCAGTATAAAAGTACTCCTTAAAGGAAGAAACGAGATAAAAGAGCTGGCTGATAGTTTTAATTATATGACTGATCAGATTAATACTCTATTTTCACAACTCTCCAACCAGAAAGAAGAGCTAAACAGTATTATCTCATCTATCAATGAGGGACTTTGTGTAATAGATAAAGAAGGAGTCATATCAATAAGCAATAAAAGTTTTAACAATATCGTTCAAAATGACTCGGTGAAGGGAAAAACATACTGGGAAGTATTAAGAATTACCAGATTTGATGAATTGATACAAGCAGTACAAAGAGAAAAAAACAGCATTGTGAATGAGATAGAACTAAATAACAGGACATTTTTATGCAGCGCAACTTACTGTGCTAATAAAGAAGAGATAGTGGTAACTCTTCATGATATTACCAAGATCAAGAATCTCGAAAAAACAAAGAAGGATTTCGTTACTAATGTTTCCCATGAGTTACGTACTCCGCTTACTGCAATAAAAGGATTTGTAGAAACACTGCATGACACAAACGACAATGAAGAAGACCAACATTACCTTAATATCATTAAGAGGCATACAGACAGAGTCATAAGGATTGTTAATGACCTGTTGTTACTCTCAAAACTGGAAGGTAAATCAGATAGCCTGGAACTTGACAAAGTAAATCTAAATAACTTAATAGAGAATATTTTAAAAATATTTGAACAGAACCTGAAAGAAAAAAACCTGGTTCTGAAGTTTAATCCTGACAGTAGTCTGCCCGTTATCAAGGCCGATCCTTTTAAACTGGAACAGGTGTTTATTAACCTGATTGATAATGCTATTAAATATACTGAAAGAGGAGAAGTTGTTATATCATTAAGCCACAAAAAAGGAATGGTAACAATAGAAATCCAGGATACAGGAATCTGTATTCCGAAGGAACATCTCTCGCGAATTTTTGAAAGGTTTTATGTGGTAGATACATCAAGGTCCCGAAAACTGGGTGGCACCGGTTTAGGATTGTCAATAGTAAAACACATTGTACACTTACATAATGGAAGAATAGATGTTAAGAACATCCCCGGAACAGGAACAAACTTTATTGTTACCCTGCCAGTATAA
- a CDS encoding phosphatidylserine decarboxylase, with translation MYPDNFKGGIFMHSFLNSTDYHRWNSPVQGKS, from the coding sequence ATATATCCAGACAATTTCAAAGGTGGAATATTCATGCACAGCTTCCTTAACTCTACAGACTACCATCGCTGGAACAGTCCCGTACAGGGTAAGTCTTAG
- a CDS encoding DUF1566 domain-containing protein — translation MRKSQNIYTIIIFLVFLVFSTHSVAEEHGRGKVLVSPTGNEIQGNQWLFVIGIDSYTNLPYLNTSVNNAKAVKGILLKRYYFDDYHVIELYNGDATRRNILGKLRYLTRRVGPEDSVIIFYSGHGGLDSSKREGGWIPVEGSMEESSSWVSNREVFNYLKIGAIQAKHVLLIVDSCFSGDYFRRYKGELPRATDEVIKQAYKLRSRQVITSGGIKPVAGDVMSENSIFTHFLIKGLEENKNPFLISSELFKVVKSGVEKNSDQAPGFGMLNDKGVQKAGELVVFLNENELARLKEISWKERVSRKRLRSSYKDLSVTQIQSMPYIEIREDQEWGVYGHSTIRHQYEAMSIVYDKIVIDHTTGLMWHQNGSERFKDREKISEWVDNLNLKGYAGFSDWRLPTAEEAASLLEPEKKFGAMYVDSLFDKKQTLIWTGDSYGPDAAWIISFCFGSVFWNKFDEFFCIRPVRTMQ, via the coding sequence ATGAGAAAATCACAAAATATATACACCATAATCATTTTTTTAGTTTTTTTAGTATTTTCCACTCACAGTGTTGCAGAAGAACATGGCAGGGGGAAGGTGCTGGTTTCTCCAACCGGCAATGAAATCCAGGGTAACCAATGGCTTTTCGTAATCGGAATCGACTCTTATACTAACCTGCCATACCTGAACACTTCAGTTAACAATGCAAAAGCAGTAAAAGGCATTTTATTGAAACGATATTACTTTGACGATTACCATGTTATTGAGCTTTATAATGGAGATGCCACCAGAAGGAACATACTCGGTAAGCTGAGGTATCTGACGAGAAGGGTTGGTCCTGAGGACTCAGTTATCATTTTTTATTCCGGACATGGTGGTCTGGACTCATCTAAGCGAGAGGGGGGTTGGATACCAGTAGAAGGTAGTATGGAGGAGAGTTCTTCATGGGTCTCGAACAGGGAAGTTTTTAATTATCTGAAGATTGGCGCTATTCAGGCAAAACATGTCCTGCTTATTGTTGACTCATGCTTTTCCGGTGATTACTTTAGACGCTATAAGGGAGAGTTGCCAAGAGCCACAGATGAGGTAATTAAGCAGGCTTATAAACTGAGGTCGCGTCAGGTCATAACTTCAGGAGGGATTAAACCAGTGGCGGGTGATGTAATGAGTGAGAATAGTATCTTTACGCACTTTTTGATAAAGGGTCTGGAAGAAAATAAGAACCCATTTCTCATTTCATCTGAATTGTTTAAGGTTGTAAAATCAGGAGTGGAGAAAAATAGTGATCAGGCACCAGGCTTCGGAATGTTAAATGACAAAGGAGTACAGAAAGCTGGTGAACTGGTTGTTTTTCTGAATGAGAATGAGTTGGCACGTCTTAAGGAAATCTCGTGGAAGGAAAGGGTCTCCAGAAAGAGACTGCGATCATCATATAAGGATTTATCTGTCACCCAGATACAATCAATGCCATATATTGAAATACGTGAAGATCAGGAGTGGGGGGTTTACGGTCACAGTACAATTCGCCATCAGTATGAGGCAATGAGTATAGTTTACGACAAGATTGTTATTGATCACACAACAGGATTGATGTGGCATCAGAACGGATCAGAACGATTTAAAGACAGGGAGAAAATTTCAGAGTGGGTTGATAATTTGAATCTCAAAGGTTATGCGGGGTTTAGTGACTGGCGTTTGCCAACCGCGGAGGAAGCCGCATCGCTTTTAGAACCTGAAAAAAAGTTTGGCGCTATGTATGTAGATTCTCTGTTTGATAAAAAACAAACATTGATCTGGACAGGCGACAGTTACGGTCCAGATGCTGCATGGATTATCAGCTTCTGCTTTGGAAGCGTATTCTGGAATAAGTTTGATGAATTTTTCTGTATACGTCCGGTACGGACAATGCAATGA
- a CDS encoding FMN-binding glutamate synthase family protein: MGSLQIPNKSAATGTRTRTGSDVLPQSGMCVVCLDGCPGYCEIGLSSMRGPETIYPIPFGKSTSSGTKDYPVDYSHFNITGTVASHHEKEYEQFTNVNVETRLGRDKGLKLKFPLICTGLGSTQIAKNHFADLGAGSAICGTGIVIGENVVGMDETSTFNSDKKVTECKELERRFKSFKDNQKDGYGFIAIQANPEDWRLGVLEYSMNTLGSDAVELKWGQGAKNIGGEVKIFNLEKAILLKKRGYIVIPDPEDPTIQEAFKSGAVEGFERHTRVKAISEYLPKAIDDFGKQVEHLRNAGAKYVFLKTGAYRPSDLARAIKFCSIFKLDVLTIDGAGGGTGMSPWRMMNEWGVPTVYIAAMTYNYCKRLADRGEYVPDIILAGGLTAEDHIYKSFALAAPFVKAVGMSRSTICATMVGNTNGIAIKEGKIPKPASEHGDTLDKIFYYSSKVKEEFGEVTPGALGMYSYYEKMKMGLKQLMAGSRRFNLNEITRDDIFSLTREAADVSGINYIMDWENETSERILDA, from the coding sequence ATGGGAAGTTTGCAAATACCGAATAAATCGGCAGCGACCGGAACAAGAACGAGAACCGGAAGTGATGTATTGCCGCAAAGTGGAATGTGTGTTGTCTGTCTTGATGGATGTCCCGGATACTGTGAAATAGGTTTGTCATCCATGAGGGGTCCGGAGACGATTTACCCGATTCCATTTGGTAAGAGTACATCCAGTGGTACAAAAGATTATCCTGTCGACTATTCACATTTTAACATTACCGGAACTGTTGCAAGTCATCATGAGAAAGAATATGAGCAGTTTACAAATGTAAACGTTGAAACCCGTCTCGGTAGAGATAAAGGCCTTAAGTTAAAATTCCCATTAATATGTACTGGTTTAGGTTCTACACAGATTGCAAAGAACCATTTTGCAGATCTTGGCGCCGGTTCTGCCATTTGTGGTACCGGGATCGTAATCGGTGAAAATGTTGTTGGGATGGATGAAACTTCTACCTTTAACAGCGATAAAAAGGTTACAGAATGTAAGGAACTTGAAAGAAGATTTAAATCTTTTAAAGATAACCAGAAAGACGGTTATGGCTTTATCGCCATTCAGGCCAACCCTGAAGATTGGAGGTTGGGGGTTCTTGAGTACAGTATGAATACACTGGGTTCTGATGCTGTTGAACTAAAATGGGGGCAGGGTGCTAAGAACATTGGTGGTGAAGTTAAGATTTTTAACCTGGAAAAAGCGATACTATTGAAAAAGAGAGGCTATATTGTAATTCCTGATCCGGAAGATCCAACAATACAGGAAGCCTTTAAATCAGGTGCTGTTGAAGGTTTTGAAAGACATACCAGAGTAAAGGCAATTTCAGAATATCTACCAAAAGCGATTGATGATTTTGGTAAACAGGTAGAACACCTGAGAAATGCCGGAGCTAAATACGTATTCCTGAAAACAGGTGCTTACAGACCGTCTGATCTGGCAAGAGCAATAAAATTCTGCTCAATTTTTAAACTTGACGTTTTAACAATTGATGGTGCTGGTGGCGGTACTGGTATGAGCCCATGGAGAATGATGAATGAGTGGGGTGTGCCGACTGTTTATATTGCCGCTATGACATATAACTATTGTAAGAGACTGGCTGACAGGGGTGAGTATGTTCCGGATATTATTCTGGCCGGAGGACTTACAGCCGAAGATCATATTTATAAATCATTCGCGTTGGCTGCACCATTCGTAAAGGCTGTCGGTATGTCACGATCTACAATCTGTGCTACCATGGTAGGAAATACCAATGGAATAGCAATTAAGGAAGGAAAGATTCCAAAACCAGCATCAGAGCATGGCGATACTCTTGATAAGATATTCTATTATTCATCAAAGGTTAAAGAGGAGTTTGGTGAAGTTACTCCTGGCGCATTGGGAATGTACTCTTATTATGAAAAAATGAAGATGGGACTAAAACAGTTGATGGCTGGATCAAGGAGATTTAATCTCAATGAAATCACCAGAGACGACATTTTTTCATTGACCAGAGAAGCGGCTGATGTTTCAGGTATCAATTATATTATGGATTGGGAAAATGAGACATCAGAGAGAATTCTTGATGCATAA
- a CDS encoding TenA family transcriptional regulator, giving the protein MAVSASDFVDKLQEDCLKHEALNHSYLKKFENKELNKDHVKLFAEQYYCFSRHFSRYLAALVAITPDEGARAPLIKNLGEEYGAREEDGQEMDPELTHPAIFRRFLRSVGIDTSPEALAAIKPLPETKLFVDKYLNIRFLNYIEAFGALGPGTEYIVPQMYTSVREGCRGAGLSEEEVLFFSAHIELDVEHAEGIKDSLLPFAQTEDHQEIMRFGAMDFLDARCVLWDGLERASKF; this is encoded by the coding sequence ATGGCAGTATCAGCAAGTGATTTTGTAGACAAGTTGCAGGAAGATTGTCTGAAGCATGAAGCATTGAATCATTCATATTTGAAAAAGTTTGAAAACAAGGAGTTAAATAAGGATCATGTAAAGTTGTTTGCCGAGCAGTACTATTGCTTTTCACGGCATTTTTCCAGATACCTGGCAGCTTTGGTGGCTATAACTCCGGACGAAGGTGCGAGAGCTCCATTAATAAAAAACCTGGGTGAAGAGTATGGTGCCAGAGAGGAAGATGGTCAGGAAATGGACCCGGAATTGACACACCCCGCAATTTTCAGGAGATTCTTGAGATCTGTTGGTATTGATACATCACCGGAAGCACTTGCTGCAATCAAACCTTTACCGGAAACAAAGCTTTTTGTAGATAAGTACCTGAATATCAGATTTCTCAACTATATTGAAGCTTTTGGGGCTCTGGGACCCGGGACAGAATATATTGTACCTCAGATGTATACATCAGTACGTGAGGGTTGCAGGGGCGCTGGATTATCAGAGGAAGAAGTTCTTTTCTTTTCTGCTCACATAGAGTTGGATGTGGAGCATGCAGAAGGTATCAAGGATTCATTACTTCCGTTTGCTCAGACTGAGGACCACCAGGAAATAATGAGATTTGGTGCAATGGATTTCCTTGATGCAAGATGTGTTTTATGGGATGGATTAGAAAGAGCCAGTAAGTTCTAA
- a CDS encoding pyridoxal phosphate-dependent aminotransferase, giving the protein MRNNIVHAGAHELQYEIREIVAVGNRLQDMGLNICWENIGDPVLKGEKIPLWIKSVIKEAIDHDSSFAYSPTKGLTETRAFLAKICNKRNKVQITEEDVIFFNGIGDAISKVYNYLRKEARVIGPSPAYSTHSSTEAAHASEDHLMYRLDPENNWLPNINDLRNKIINDRTISGILIINPNNPAGTVYSRDIMLEIVKIAEEFDLFILCDEIYLEITYNGKMSTPLSDVINGVCGISMRGISKELPWPGARCGWIEVYNRDNDPMFNEYIETILNAKMLEVCSTTLPQKVIPSLLSDSRYKEYHSGRNKQYEAKSKFAFDTLIGVDGIIVNQTNGAFYMTVAFKNGVLNEKQTLEIRNDKIRDYIENIVDGVALDKRFVYYLLGATGICVVPLTGFSCELYGFRVTLLETDMGKFKWIFQTIAEKITAYLSS; this is encoded by the coding sequence ATGAGAAATAACATTGTTCATGCGGGAGCACACGAACTTCAGTATGAAATACGTGAAATTGTAGCAGTTGGGAACAGGTTGCAGGATATGGGTCTTAATATCTGCTGGGAGAATATTGGAGATCCTGTTCTTAAGGGAGAAAAAATTCCGTTATGGATAAAGAGTGTCATAAAGGAAGCTATTGACCACGATTCTTCATTTGCTTATAGCCCAACAAAAGGTTTGACCGAAACCAGGGCATTTCTTGCAAAAATATGCAATAAGCGTAATAAGGTGCAGATAACAGAAGAAGATGTTATTTTCTTTAATGGAATCGGTGATGCGATATCCAAGGTATATAATTATTTGAGGAAAGAAGCACGAGTAATAGGCCCTTCACCCGCTTATTCTACCCATTCGTCAACTGAGGCCGCCCACGCCAGTGAAGATCATTTAATGTATAGACTAGACCCGGAAAATAACTGGTTACCCAATATTAATGATCTGCGTAATAAAATAATAAATGATAGAACAATCTCAGGGATATTAATCATAAACCCTAATAATCCGGCTGGTACTGTGTATTCCAGGGATATAATGTTGGAAATTGTGAAGATTGCAGAAGAATTTGATTTATTTATCTTGTGCGATGAGATCTACCTGGAAATAACGTACAATGGGAAGATGTCTACTCCGTTAAGTGATGTTATTAATGGTGTATGTGGAATATCGATGCGTGGGATTTCAAAGGAGCTTCCATGGCCGGGGGCAAGATGTGGTTGGATAGAGGTGTATAATAGAGATAATGATCCAATGTTCAACGAATATATCGAAACGATATTGAATGCAAAAATGCTGGAAGTCTGTTCAACAACACTTCCTCAGAAGGTTATACCGTCGTTATTGTCCGATTCAAGATACAAAGAGTATCATTCCGGTAGAAATAAGCAGTATGAGGCAAAGTCTAAATTCGCCTTTGATACTCTTATTGGGGTAGACGGTATAATTGTGAATCAAACTAATGGCGCATTCTATATGACGGTTGCATTTAAAAATGGAGTTTTAAATGAAAAACAGACGCTTGAGATCAGGAATGACAAAATAAGAGATTATATTGAAAATATTGTTGATGGAGTTGCTCTTGATAAGAGATTTGTATATTACCTGTTGGGTGCTACTGGTATATGTGTTGTGCCGTTAACAGGTTTTAGCTGTGAACTGTATGGATTCAGGGTAACGTTGTTAGAGACGGATATGGGAAAATTCAAATGGATATTTCAGACAATTGCTGAAAAAATAACAGCTTATTTAAGTTCCTGA